DNA sequence from the Pseudomonadota bacterium genome:
CCGTCGGTGAGTATGCCTATGCCGGAGGGGTTCTTTTCAAGATCGCTTCCGAACAGATCGCGGTAGTCCTTCAGCACGTCGACAGTGTGGCTGCGCCATACGCCCGCGCCGCCGCTGTCGAGCACCTTCACCTTGAGCTTTCCGTCCCTCCTGGAGACTACCCTGCCCGCCGGCAGCGTCGTGCTCCAGACGTACTTGATCGCGTGCCCCTTGTAGCGTCCCACCACCACGTACAGGGCGCATGCGCTGTCGTTGGCGGCGTCCCGGGACTCGTCCCCGCCTGCGGGCAGCCTCGTCGCTCGCCACTGCCATGAGAGCCGAGGCCTCGCCTTGACGTTCCAGTCGAAGTTGAGAAATATCTGCTCCGAGAGGTCCCACTCGTCATGGGCGCGGATGAATTTCCTGCCGTCCTCATCCACTACCCTGTAGACCTTCGCCGCGTCGCCCCGCTGCATGGGCCAGGTGCGCCATCGCCTGGGGAAGGAGCCGGTCTTGGAGGTGGAGAGGTCGTCGAGCGCGAGGCTGCCGGCGCCCCCCACGGCCGTGCCTCCGACCAGCATCACCGATGCGGCCATGAGCGTGGCGGCGACCGCGAGCGCCGATATGACGGATATGCGCATGCGCGAGGTATAGGGGCTGCTGTCCGCCGTGTCAACGATTCCTGCGCGCAGAGAGGCGCGAGATCGCCTTTGTGAAATCGGGCGGGAGCGGCGCCTCGAAAGACACGATCTCCCCCGATGCGGGGTGAGCGAGGGAGAGCCTCGCGCTGTGCAACATCTGCCTCGGGGGGGCGAGGGGGTCGGCGCCCCTCTTTCCGGGGCTGCGGTAGATGGGATCGCCCGATATGGGGAAGCCCAGATGCGCCAGGTGCACGCGTATCTGGTGGCGCACCCCGGCCCTGATCATGACCGAGAGGAGCGCGTAGTGCGCGCCGTCCAGCTCGAGCCGCTCCACCACCTCGAACGAGGTGTGGGCCGGCCTCGCGGAGAGAGCGGCTGCGCGGGACTTTGTCTCGCACGCGACCATCCTCTTCGCCTTCGACCGGTGGTGTGCGATGGGGACGTCGGTCATGCCGCGTGCAGGGGGGTCGCCGATCACGAGCGCGAGGTACCTCTTTCTCGCAGAGCCTCCCGAGAGCTGCGCCCTGAGGTTTTCGTGCGCCTCGGTGCTCTTCGCCGCGATGACCAGCCCCGAGGTCCCGTTGTCTATGCGGTTCGCGAGCCCGGCCTCGAGGGGGTTTCGGCCCACGCCAGCCTGGGCGGCCCGACGGTCGTTGAGCCACGCGGCCAGGGTGCCCCGTTCGCCCTCCTTCAGTGAGGCGCACGGCATGCCCGCAGGCTTGTCTATGACTATTATGGAATCGTCCTCGAAGACGATCCTGGGGAGAGATGTGTCGCGACGGTCTGCCATGGCCTCAATACAGCAGCGGGGTGCCGTCTATCGCCATGCCCGCATCTGCGTCCGCGCCGAAGAGGATGTTGAGCACGTTGTCCAGCGCTATCGCGGGTATGTCGTGGCCCGCTGCCCAGTCCTGGACCACGCATCCGGACGTCGCGCCGATCATCTGGATGGTGGCGAGGCGCCCGTCGGAGGTGCTCATGACCGCCATCGGTCCCAGGGGCTGCCTCGCGACCTCGATGTCCCGGAGGGATCCGCTCAAGCAGTCGTTCTTGGTCACCTCCGCAAGATCGACCCAGTTGACTATATCGTCGAGCTTGACGCCAGGACTCAAAGGCTGCTGCAGCAGGCCGAGATCAACAATTATGTTGTTCTCATAGAGCGCGCGAGGGAGCGCGGCGGAGTCCACTATCGCCACCCTGATGAACTCGTTCGAAGCGTCGATGTAAAGGGATGCTGAGACCATGGTGTCCATGTCCCCTGCGTCAGCCCTCTGCCACGTCGCCTTGTGCGTGAGGTTGTCGGCCTCAAAGATCGTGAGGTAAGAGTTGACGGCGCTGGTAGTCTGCGTGAGCAGCGCGCCGATGTATTTGCCCTCGTCGTTTTCTATGACGGAGATGGACAGGCTCTTCGTGAGGCCGGTGAGGGGCACGCTCCCGAGGTAAAGATCCATCGTGCTGATGATCGTGCCGTCTATCATCGACACGAAGGAGAGCACCACCGAGTCGCCCGTCCTCGTGGCGACTATGGGCGCCTTGACCGGGGACGGGACAGGCAGAAAGATCGCGTGCATGGGCTCGTTCTGCATGGTGAAGGAGCGCTTGTCCGTGAATGCGCCGCCCTCGAACGTGCCCATCCAGACGGTCTTGTCGTCCTTGCTGGTCACGACTATGCGGTCCGCGCCCGAGACCTCCTTCGCGGCTATGGAGTGGGCGTAGCAGCCGTTTATCTTCACGGTCGTCTCGCCCGACGCCCCTATCACGAGGGTGTTGGTCGTCGTGTCGGTGCCCTGCTTGAGGAGTATCGGCACTCCGCTCACAGGGGCGATGGCTATGTCCGCCACGGCGCCCGTGAGCCCCTTCCCCGCGCAGTTTTCCTCAGGCTCCGCAGGCTTCGGGACCGTCACCGTTATTGTCGGGCTCCTCCACGCCCCGCTGTCCGCGTGTATGAGCCCTATCGTCAGCTCCTGCTCCGCGGCGGCGGCGATCCCCATTGTGAAGGAGCCGTCCTCTTCCG
Encoded proteins:
- a CDS encoding DUF3047 domain-containing protein — protein: MRISVISALAVAATLMAASVMLVGGTAVGGAGSLALDDLSTSKTGSFPRRWRTWPMQRGDAAKVYRVVDEDGRKFIRAHDEWDLSEQIFLNFDWNVKARPRLSWQWRATRLPAGGDESRDAANDSACALYVVVGRYKGHAIKYVWSTTLPAGRVVSRRDGKLKVKVLDSGGAGVWRSHTVDVLKDYRDLFGSDLEKNPSGIGILTDGNATHSPSACDYADFAISKEAG
- a CDS encoding RluA family pseudouridine synthase is translated as MADRRDTSLPRIVFEDDSIIVIDKPAGMPCASLKEGERGTLAAWLNDRRAAQAGVGRNPLEAGLANRIDNGTSGLVIAAKSTEAHENLRAQLSGGSARKRYLALVIGDPPARGMTDVPIAHHRSKAKRMVACETKSRAAALSARPAHTSFEVVERLELDGAHYALLSVMIRAGVRHQIRVHLAHLGFPISGDPIYRSPGKRGADPLAPPRQMLHSARLSLAHPASGEIVSFEAPLPPDFTKAISRLSARRNR